A window from Engraulis encrasicolus isolate BLACKSEA-1 chromosome 11, IST_EnEncr_1.0, whole genome shotgun sequence encodes these proteins:
- the LOC134459051 gene encoding homeobox protein Nkx-6.3-like isoform X2, translated as MDHPDSAPSFLHGAMHGGSFPQRHHYQSSPSCPLASHSSLNRANRPPQGDAHWPNGGPTTTTSSAPFLLLHHPGPRHAQLLAGLCATTSSGLDANGGGGDTTGASCQQVGGPGLGLSAALKEGLLLRTQGMGGREEDPGLRMEEAQQIRTATGASKLHKKKHSRPTFSGYQIFVLEKSFEQNKYLSSTEKKQLARSLGMAESQVWFQNRRTKWRRTSAAPGSDPEGRTARARVTPAAAQVRPLPDGEDDNKPLDPNRDDDRVQRLLRRHGQSHHSPPGEMSVLQMEKAFTTHFSHCKDV; from the exons ATGGATCACCCTGACTCTGCTCCATCGTTTCTCCATGGGGCTATGCATGGAGGCAGCTTCCCTCAAAGGCACCACTACCAGTCCTCCCCATCATGCCCCTTAGCCTCTCACAGCAGCCTGAACAGGGCCAACAGACCACCACAAGGAGATGCCCACTGGCCTAATGGcggacccaccaccaccaccagtagtgcccccttcctcctcctccaccaccccggGCCTCGTCACGCTCAGCTGCTGGCCGGACTCTGCGCCACCACGTCGTCAGGTTTGGATGccaacggtggtggtggtgacactaCTGGTGCCTCGTGCCAACAGGTGGGGGGCCCTGGACTTGGACTGTCTGCTGCCCTGAAGGAGGGGCTCCTGCTTAGGACCCAGGGGATGGGTGGACGTGAAGAAGACCCTGGGTTGAGAATGGAAGAGGCACAGCAAATACGCACAGCAACAG gaGCATcaaaactccacaaaaagaagcaCAGCAGGCCTACCTTCAGCGGATACCAGATCTTCGTCCTGGAAAAATCCTTTGAACAGAACAAATACCTGTCGTCAACGGAGAAAAAGCAGCTGGCCCGATCCTTGGGGATGGCCGAATCACAG GTGTGGTTTCAGAACCGCAGGACCAAATGGAGGAGGACATCAGCAGCACCAGGATCAGACCCGGAGGGCAGAACGGCCAGAGCACGGGTCACACCTGCTGCTGCCCAGGTCAGGCCTCTGCCGGACGGGGAAGACGACAACAAACCGCTTGACCCCAACAGGGACGACGACCGGGTTCAAAGGTTACTCAGGCGTCACGGTCAGAGCCACCACAGCCCCCCAGGTGAGATGTCAGTGCTGCAAATGGAAAAGGCGTTTACTACACACTTCTCACACTGCAAAGATGTATGA
- the LOC134459051 gene encoding homeobox protein Nkx-6.3-like isoform X1 — MDHPDSAPSFLHGAMHGGSFPQRHHYQSSPSCPLASHSSLNRANRPPQGDAHWPNGGPTTTTSSAPFLLLHHPGPRHAQLLAGLCATTSSGLDANGGGGDTTGASCQQVGGPGLGLSAALKEGLLLRTQGMGGREEDPGLRMEEAQQIRTATGASKLHKKKHSRPTFSGYQIFVLEKSFEQNKYLSSTEKKQLARSLGMAESQVKVWFQNRRTKWRRTSAAPGSDPEGRTARARVTPAAAQVRPLPDGEDDNKPLDPNRDDDRVQRLLRRHGQSHHSPPGEMSVLQMEKAFTTHFSHCKDV, encoded by the exons ATGGATCACCCTGACTCTGCTCCATCGTTTCTCCATGGGGCTATGCATGGAGGCAGCTTCCCTCAAAGGCACCACTACCAGTCCTCCCCATCATGCCCCTTAGCCTCTCACAGCAGCCTGAACAGGGCCAACAGACCACCACAAGGAGATGCCCACTGGCCTAATGGcggacccaccaccaccaccagtagtgcccccttcctcctcctccaccaccccggGCCTCGTCACGCTCAGCTGCTGGCCGGACTCTGCGCCACCACGTCGTCAGGTTTGGATGccaacggtggtggtggtgacactaCTGGTGCCTCGTGCCAACAGGTGGGGGGCCCTGGACTTGGACTGTCTGCTGCCCTGAAGGAGGGGCTCCTGCTTAGGACCCAGGGGATGGGTGGACGTGAAGAAGACCCTGGGTTGAGAATGGAAGAGGCACAGCAAATACGCACAGCAACAG gaGCATcaaaactccacaaaaagaagcaCAGCAGGCCTACCTTCAGCGGATACCAGATCTTCGTCCTGGAAAAATCCTTTGAACAGAACAAATACCTGTCGTCAACGGAGAAAAAGCAGCTGGCCCGATCCTTGGGGATGGCCGAATCACAGGTGAAG GTGTGGTTTCAGAACCGCAGGACCAAATGGAGGAGGACATCAGCAGCACCAGGATCAGACCCGGAGGGCAGAACGGCCAGAGCACGGGTCACACCTGCTGCTGCCCAGGTCAGGCCTCTGCCGGACGGGGAAGACGACAACAAACCGCTTGACCCCAACAGGGACGACGACCGGGTTCAAAGGTTACTCAGGCGTCACGGTCAGAGCCACCACAGCCCCCCAGGTGAGATGTCAGTGCTGCAAATGGAAAAGGCGTTTACTACACACTTCTCACACTGCAAAGATGTATGA